One stretch of Hymenobacter chitinivorans DSM 11115 DNA includes these proteins:
- a CDS encoding 3-oxoacyl-ACP synthase III family protein: MSTLRHSEIAGVGHYVPARVVTNADITELMETTDEWIQERTGIKERRWFEEGKDTTANMGANAARKALEMAGLQPDDVQMIVFATLSPDYFFPGSGVLLQRELGIKDPIPAFDVRNQCSGFVYALSMADQFVKTGMYDTVLVVGSEIHSSGLDISTRGRAVSVIFGDGAGAVVLRPSTREGHGILSTHLHSQGEHAEELIVKEPGSNRNNRVQYVVDNELDMYPYMNGQNVFKHAVVRFPQVIKEALDQNGYESKDIDMLIPHQANLRITQFVQQKMGLTDDKIYSNIQRYGNTTAASVPIALSEAVAEGKIKRGDLVCLAAFGSGFTWASALIKW, encoded by the coding sequence ATGAGCACCCTGCGTCATTCCGAAATTGCCGGCGTCGGCCACTACGTTCCCGCCCGCGTCGTCACCAATGCCGACATCACCGAACTCATGGAAACCACCGACGAGTGGATTCAGGAGCGCACTGGCATCAAGGAGCGGCGCTGGTTTGAGGAAGGCAAGGACACCACGGCCAACATGGGCGCCAACGCGGCCCGCAAGGCCCTGGAAATGGCCGGCCTGCAGCCCGACGACGTGCAGATGATTGTCTTTGCCACCTTGTCGCCCGACTACTTCTTCCCCGGCTCGGGCGTGCTGCTGCAGCGCGAACTGGGTATCAAGGACCCGATTCCGGCCTTCGACGTGCGCAACCAGTGCTCGGGCTTCGTGTACGCGCTGAGCATGGCCGACCAGTTCGTCAAAACCGGCATGTACGACACGGTGCTGGTCGTGGGCTCCGAAATCCACTCCTCGGGCCTCGATATCAGCACCCGCGGCCGGGCCGTCTCGGTTATCTTCGGCGACGGCGCCGGGGCGGTAGTGCTGCGCCCCAGCACCCGCGAGGGCCACGGCATTCTGAGCACCCACCTGCACTCCCAGGGCGAGCACGCCGAGGAGCTGATTGTGAAGGAACCCGGCTCGAACCGCAACAACCGCGTGCAGTACGTGGTGGACAATGAGCTGGACATGTATCCCTACATGAACGGCCAGAACGTGTTCAAGCACGCCGTGGTGCGCTTCCCCCAGGTTATCAAGGAGGCCCTCGACCAGAACGGCTACGAGTCCAAGGACATCGACATGCTGATTCCCCACCAGGCCAACCTGCGCATCACCCAGTTTGTGCAGCAGAAAATGGGCCTGACCGACGACAAGATCTACAGCAACATCCAGCGCTACGGCAACACCACCGCCGCCTCCGTCCCGATTGCGCTGAGCGAGGCCGTAGCCGAGGGCAAAATCAAGCGCGGCGACCTGGTCTGCCTGGCCGCCTTCGGCTCGGGCTTCACCTGGGCCTCGGCTTTGATTAAATGGTAA
- a CDS encoding glycosyltransferase, with protein sequence MQPTTFLLASVLKPLDDTRMYGKFARTLVARAGEQHTVHVAGRWAAAPVDAPGGVRFHCLLQGGRLSWQRLGAQGRYWRLLRQVQPDVVLVHAPELLPLTLLWHGLSPRKRQFLYDVRENYALNIRSQQVYPAWLRGLLARLVRGLETVAARRAAGLMLAERSYTEELPFAEPQRTVVLENKFAPGPGQTSYSSIRPLPPFGQELRLLYSGTISELNGVFEAVDFTLRLRQLWPAAHLTIIGFCQRPEQLQRLRAVIAANPGAVTLIGGDALVPHARVVAEIEQSHLGLLPYRPHPSTWRCVPTKLFEYLANGLPVLVPNNPLWADIVQRHQAGLVVSFDETKLPTGVVEALATSSFYPQGVPTEAFWPAEATKLWALLDTIR encoded by the coding sequence ATGCAGCCGACCACCTTTCTTCTGGCCTCCGTCCTGAAACCCCTGGACGACACGCGCATGTACGGCAAGTTTGCCCGTACCCTCGTAGCCCGGGCCGGCGAGCAGCATACGGTGCACGTGGCCGGCCGCTGGGCCGCTGCTCCGGTAGATGCGCCAGGGGGTGTCCGGTTTCACTGCCTGCTGCAGGGCGGCCGCCTGAGCTGGCAGCGCCTCGGGGCCCAGGGCCGCTACTGGCGCCTGCTCCGGCAGGTGCAGCCCGATGTAGTACTGGTCCACGCCCCCGAGCTGCTGCCCCTGACCCTGCTCTGGCACGGGCTGAGCCCACGCAAACGGCAGTTTCTCTACGACGTGCGGGAAAACTACGCCCTCAACATTCGCAGCCAGCAGGTGTACCCGGCCTGGCTGCGGGGCCTGCTGGCCCGTTTGGTGCGCGGGCTGGAAACGGTGGCCGCCCGGCGGGCGGCGGGCCTTATGCTGGCCGAGCGCAGCTACACCGAGGAACTGCCCTTTGCCGAGCCGCAGCGCACGGTGGTGCTGGAAAACAAATTTGCGCCCGGGCCCGGCCAGACCAGCTACAGCTCTATCCGGCCGCTGCCCCCATTCGGCCAGGAGCTGCGGCTGCTGTACTCGGGCACTATTTCGGAGTTGAATGGGGTGTTCGAAGCCGTTGATTTCACCCTGCGCCTGCGTCAGCTCTGGCCCGCGGCCCACCTGACCATTATCGGATTTTGCCAGCGCCCCGAGCAACTCCAGCGCCTGCGCGCCGTCATTGCCGCCAACCCCGGCGCCGTCACCCTAATCGGGGGTGACGCGCTGGTGCCCCACGCCCGGGTGGTGGCCGAAATCGAGCAAAGCCACCTGGGCCTGCTGCCCTACCGGCCCCACCCCAGCACCTGGCGCTGCGTGCCCACCAAGCTGTTCGAATATTTGGCCAACGGCCTGCCGGTGCTGGTGCCCAACAATCCTCTGTGGGCCGATATTGTGCAGCGGCACCAGGCCGGCCTCGTCGTGAGCTTCGACGAAACGAAACTACCCACCGGCGTTGTTGAGGCCCTTGCCACCAGCTCTTTTTACCCGCAAGGCGTCCCGACAGAAGCTTTTTGGCCGGCCGAAGCCACAAAATTGTGGGCCCTGCTGGATACTATCCGGTAA
- a CDS encoding 2,3,4,5-tetrahydropyridine-2,6-dicarboxylate N-succinyltransferase, which translates to MTNLQATIEAAWADRSLLQQPATTEAIHAVIEELDKGRLRVAEPTADGQWQVNDWVKKAVILYFPIQQMETIELKPFEYRDKMRLKTDYASQGVRVVPPATARYGAFLAPGVILMPSYVNIGAWVGEGTMVDTWATVGSCAQIGAGVHLSGGVGIGGVLEPVQAAPVIIEDGAFIGSRSILVEGCHVGKEAVIGAGVTITGSTKIIDVTGAEPVEYKGFVPARSVVIPGSITKKFPAGEYQVPCALIIGQRKPSTDLKTSLNDALRDFGVSV; encoded by the coding sequence ATGACCAACCTGCAAGCAACCATAGAAGCTGCCTGGGCCGACCGCAGCCTCCTTCAGCAACCCGCCACCACCGAGGCTATTCACGCCGTCATTGAGGAGCTCGACAAGGGCCGCCTGCGCGTGGCCGAGCCAACTGCCGACGGGCAGTGGCAGGTGAATGACTGGGTGAAAAAGGCCGTTATCCTGTATTTCCCCATTCAGCAGATGGAAACCATCGAGCTGAAGCCCTTCGAGTACCGCGACAAAATGCGCCTCAAGACCGACTACGCCAGCCAGGGGGTGCGCGTGGTGCCCCCGGCTACGGCCCGCTACGGCGCGTTTCTGGCTCCGGGCGTTATCCTGATGCCCAGCTACGTCAACATCGGCGCCTGGGTGGGTGAGGGTACCATGGTTGATACCTGGGCTACGGTGGGCTCCTGCGCCCAGATTGGCGCCGGCGTGCATTTGAGTGGCGGCGTGGGCATCGGCGGGGTGCTGGAGCCCGTGCAGGCTGCCCCGGTTATCATCGAGGACGGCGCCTTCATTGGCTCGCGCAGCATCCTGGTGGAAGGCTGCCACGTGGGCAAGGAAGCCGTTATTGGCGCGGGCGTAACCATCACCGGCAGCACCAAGATTATCGACGTGACGGGGGCTGAGCCCGTCGAGTACAAAGGCTTCGTGCCGGCCCGCTCGGTGGTCATTCCGGGCTCCATCACCAAGAAATTCCCCGCCGGCGAGTACCAGGTGCCCTGCGCCCTGATCATCGGCCAGCGCAAGCCCAGCACCGACCTCAAAACCTCGTTGAACGACGCCCTGCGCGACTTCGGCGTGAGCGTGTAG
- a CDS encoding isoaspartyl peptidase/L-asparaginase family protein, which produces MAKSKSESKPKYVMLIHGGAVNTDPSTIPPEKEAALKEGLEAALQAGWEILNRGGTALDAVEAAVMTMEDNELFNAGRGGMFNINGEVETESSIMDGATLRGGAVSGLKLVKNPVRLARLVMEKCKHSFLTAEGAHEFALSQGLMLQDPSYFKTDEQRDEWLEIIQQAQAEHANKHDTVGAVALDQHGNVAVATSTGGIEGKLRGRVGDSCIFGGGSYANNEVCAVSSTGDGEIIMLAAVAHEVYALRKYKKLSIDEAARQAVDMYADKLQGDRGIIAVAPDGNIAMESNTNVFRRAYRIEEEEPFIDIWMDKE; this is translated from the coding sequence ATGGCCAAGTCTAAGTCTGAATCGAAACCCAAGTACGTGATGCTCATCCACGGCGGGGCCGTGAACACCGACCCCTCCACGATTCCGCCCGAGAAGGAAGCGGCCCTGAAAGAGGGGCTGGAAGCGGCCTTGCAGGCCGGCTGGGAAATCCTGAACCGGGGCGGCACGGCCTTGGATGCCGTGGAGGCGGCCGTGATGACAATGGAAGACAACGAGCTGTTCAACGCCGGCCGTGGGGGCATGTTCAACATCAACGGCGAAGTGGAAACCGAGTCGTCGATTATGGACGGGGCCACGCTGCGGGGCGGGGCCGTGAGCGGGCTGAAGCTGGTGAAAAACCCGGTGCGCCTGGCCCGCCTGGTGATGGAGAAGTGCAAGCACTCCTTCCTGACGGCCGAGGGCGCCCACGAGTTTGCCCTCTCCCAGGGTCTAATGCTGCAGGACCCGAGCTACTTCAAAACCGACGAGCAGCGGGATGAGTGGCTCGAAATTATTCAGCAGGCCCAGGCCGAGCACGCCAACAAGCACGACACGGTGGGCGCCGTGGCCCTCGACCAGCACGGCAACGTGGCCGTGGCCACCTCCACCGGCGGCATCGAGGGCAAGCTGCGGGGCCGCGTCGGCGACAGTTGCATCTTCGGGGGCGGCTCCTACGCCAACAACGAGGTGTGCGCCGTGAGCAGCACCGGCGACGGGGAAATCATCATGCTGGCTGCCGTGGCCCACGAGGTCTACGCCCTGCGCAAGTACAAGAAGCTCTCCATCGACGAAGCCGCCCGCCAGGCCGTGGACATGTACGCCGACAAGCTGCAGGGCGACCGGGGCATCATCGCCGTGGCCCCCGACGGCAACATTGCTATGGAGTCGAATACCAACGTGTTCCGGCGCGCCTACCGCATTGAGGAAGAGGAGCCGTTTATCGACATCTGGATGGATAAGGAGTAG
- the msrA gene encoding peptide-methionine (S)-S-oxide reductase MsrA encodes MEQATFGGGCFWCTEAVFQNLNGVQKVVSGYTGGRIANPTYKEVCSGLTGHNEVIQVTFDPAVISYEELLEVFWKTHDPTTLNQQGNDVGTQYRSGIYTHNAQQQQLAEAYKQKLSAANAFDRPITTEIVPLKEFYPAEDYHQNYYNLNGSQPYCQFVVKSKVDKVKAVFGDKLKKSVA; translated from the coding sequence ATGGAACAGGCCACATTTGGCGGCGGGTGCTTCTGGTGCACCGAAGCCGTTTTTCAGAACTTGAACGGGGTGCAGAAAGTGGTATCGGGCTACACCGGGGGGCGCATTGCCAACCCTACCTACAAGGAGGTGTGCAGCGGCCTGACCGGCCACAACGAAGTCATTCAGGTAACTTTCGACCCAGCCGTTATCAGCTACGAGGAGCTGCTGGAGGTGTTCTGGAAAACCCACGACCCGACGACCCTCAACCAGCAGGGCAACGACGTGGGCACCCAGTACCGCTCGGGAATTTATACCCACAACGCCCAGCAGCAGCAGCTGGCCGAGGCCTACAAGCAGAAGCTCAGCGCGGCCAACGCTTTTGACCGGCCCATCACCACCGAAATCGTGCCGCTCAAGGAGTTCTATCCCGCGGAGGACTACCACCAAAACTACTACAACCTGAACGGCTCGCAGCCCTACTGCCAGTTCGTGGTCAAGAGCAAGGTCGACAAGGTGAAAGCCGTGTTTGGCGACAAGCTCAAGAAATCGGTAGCGTAG
- a CDS encoding 3-hydroxyacyl-CoA dehydrogenase family protein — translation MMNVAVIGSGTMGNGIAHVFAQHGFSVALIDINQPALDKALGTIGKNLDRQVAKGGLTEDDKSATLGRITTFTSLAEGVRNVELVVEAATENVDLKLQIFRDLDQHAPEGTILASNTSSISITKIAAVTKRADKVIGMHFMNPVPVMKLVEVIRGYATSDEVTTRIMDISRQLGKTPTEVNDYPGFVANRILMPMINEAIITLFEGVAGVEEIDTVMKLGMAHPMGPLQLADFIGLDVCLAILRVLHEGLGNPKYAPCPLLVNMVMAGRLGVKSGEGFYSWGHGTKDLVVADRFKK, via the coding sequence ATGATGAATGTTGCCGTTATTGGCTCGGGTACGATGGGCAATGGTATTGCCCACGTATTTGCCCAGCATGGTTTTTCGGTTGCCCTGATTGACATTAACCAGCCCGCCCTGGACAAGGCCCTGGGCACGATTGGCAAGAACCTGGACCGGCAGGTGGCCAAAGGCGGCCTGACCGAGGACGACAAATCGGCCACCCTGGGCCGCATCACCACCTTTACCAGCCTGGCCGAGGGCGTCCGGAACGTGGAGCTGGTGGTGGAAGCCGCCACCGAAAACGTGGACCTCAAGCTGCAGATCTTCCGCGACCTGGACCAGCACGCCCCCGAAGGCACCATTCTGGCCTCGAATACGTCCTCGATTTCCATTACCAAGATTGCGGCCGTCACCAAGCGCGCCGACAAGGTCATCGGCATGCACTTCATGAACCCGGTGCCGGTGATGAAGCTGGTGGAGGTAATCCGGGGCTACGCTACTTCCGACGAGGTAACCACGCGCATCATGGACATTTCGCGGCAGCTGGGCAAGACGCCGACGGAGGTCAACGACTACCCCGGCTTCGTGGCCAACCGCATCCTGATGCCGATGATTAACGAGGCCATCATCACCCTGTTTGAGGGCGTGGCCGGCGTGGAGGAAATCGATACGGTGATGAAGCTGGGTATGGCCCACCCCATGGGTCCGCTGCAGCTGGCCGATTTTATCGGCCTCGACGTGTGCCTGGCCATTCTGCGGGTGCTGCACGAGGGCCTGGGCAACCCCAAGTACGCCCCCTGCCCGCTGCTGGTAAACATGGTGATGGCCGGCCGCCTGGGCGTGAAGTCGGGCGAAGGGTTCTACAGCTGGGGCCACGGCACCAAGGACCTCGTTGTGGCCGACCGGTTCAAGAAGTAA
- a CDS encoding lmo0937 family membrane protein has protein sequence MGNLLYIIAVILIIIWALGFFGVLGAGIAGNGLIHILLVIAIIAILLRVIRGGRVV, from the coding sequence ATGGGAAATCTGCTGTATATCATCGCCGTCATTCTGATCATCATCTGGGCCCTGGGCTTCTTCGGCGTACTCGGCGCCGGTATCGCAGGTAACGGTCTGATTCACATCCTGCTGGTAATTGCCATCATCGCCATTCTGCTGCGTGTGATTCGTGGTGGCCGCGTAGTGTAA
- a CDS encoding ABC-F family ATP-binding cassette domain-containing protein — MISTSNVSLRYGKRILFEDVTIKFLPGNVYGLIGANGAGKSTFLKILSGEIEPNTGSVDMPAGARLSVLRQDQFAYDQYPVLQTVIMGHTKLWKVMEEKDALYAKADFSDADGERAAQLEGEFADLEGWNADYEAAELLSGLGIGEDKHFTLMGDLGGSDKVRVLLAQALFGNPDVLLLDEPTNGLDAETVLWLENFLDSFQNTVIVVSHDRHFLDAVCNYMADLDFSKITMYPGNYSFWYESSQLALKQRQEVNKKTEDKRKELEEFVRRFSANASKSKQATSRQKLLQKLTLEEIKPSSRKYPYIAFKPEREAGNQLLTVENLSKSVDGQVVFRNVSFSLDKKDKVAIISRDDRAASLLFDILFEQIKADSGDCKWGTTITPSYFPRENAEFFDTDLNLVDWLRQYSTEKDESFIRGFLGRMLFSGEESQKKSNVLSGGEKVRCMLSKMMMESGNVLVLDDPTNHLDLESITALNNSLRDFQGTLLFSSHDLQFVETVANRIIELTPDGIIDRRMTYEEYLADDQIKALRQRKYQLVS, encoded by the coding sequence ATGATCAGCACCTCCAACGTTAGCCTGCGCTACGGCAAGCGCATCCTGTTCGAAGACGTCACCATCAAATTCCTGCCCGGCAACGTGTACGGCCTTATCGGGGCCAACGGGGCCGGCAAGTCAACCTTCCTGAAGATTCTCTCGGGCGAGATTGAGCCCAACACCGGCTCGGTGGATATGCCCGCCGGGGCTCGCCTCTCGGTGCTGCGCCAGGATCAGTTTGCCTACGACCAGTACCCCGTACTTCAGACCGTGATTATGGGTCACACCAAGCTCTGGAAGGTGATGGAGGAAAAAGACGCCCTCTACGCCAAGGCCGACTTCTCGGACGCCGACGGTGAGCGGGCTGCCCAGCTCGAGGGTGAATTTGCCGACCTTGAAGGCTGGAATGCCGACTACGAAGCCGCTGAGCTGCTTTCCGGCCTGGGCATCGGCGAAGACAAGCACTTCACGCTGATGGGGGACCTGGGCGGCTCCGACAAAGTGCGGGTGCTGCTGGCTCAGGCCCTATTCGGCAACCCCGACGTGCTGCTGCTCGACGAACCGACCAACGGCCTCGACGCCGAAACCGTGCTGTGGCTGGAAAACTTCCTGGACTCGTTCCAGAACACGGTAATCGTGGTTAGCCACGACCGGCACTTCCTCGACGCAGTGTGTAACTACATGGCCGACCTGGACTTCTCGAAGATTACCATGTACCCCGGCAACTACTCGTTCTGGTACGAATCGAGCCAGCTGGCCCTCAAGCAGCGCCAGGAGGTAAATAAGAAGACCGAGGACAAGCGCAAGGAACTGGAAGAGTTCGTGCGCCGCTTCTCGGCCAACGCCTCCAAGTCCAAGCAGGCTACTTCGCGCCAGAAGCTGCTCCAGAAGCTCACCCTGGAGGAAATCAAGCCCTCGTCCCGCAAGTATCCCTACATTGCCTTCAAGCCCGAGCGCGAAGCCGGCAACCAGCTGCTCACCGTGGAGAACCTGAGCAAGTCGGTGGATGGGCAGGTGGTGTTCCGCAACGTGTCTTTCTCGCTCGATAAGAAAGACAAAGTGGCCATCATCAGCCGCGACGACCGGGCTGCTTCCCTCCTCTTCGACATCCTGTTTGAGCAGATCAAGGCCGACTCCGGTGACTGCAAGTGGGGCACCACGATTACGCCCTCCTACTTCCCGCGCGAAAACGCCGAGTTCTTCGATACCGACCTGAACCTGGTGGATTGGCTGCGCCAGTACTCCACTGAAAAGGACGAATCATTTATCCGGGGCTTTCTGGGCCGCATGCTGTTCTCGGGCGAGGAGTCGCAAAAGAAGAGCAATGTGCTGAGCGGGGGCGAGAAAGTACGCTGCATGCTCTCCAAGATGATGATGGAATCGGGCAACGTGCTGGTGCTCGACGACCCGACGAACCACCTCGACCTGGAAAGCATTACGGCCCTGAACAACTCCCTGCGCGACTTCCAGGGCACGCTGCTCTTCTCCTCCCACGACTTGCAGTTCGTCGAAACGGTGGCCAACCGCATCATCGAACTCACCCCCGACGGCATCATCGACCGCCGGATGACGTACGAGGAGTATCTGGCCGATGACCAGATCAAAGCTCTGCGCCAGCGCAAATACCAACTCGTCTCTTAA
- a CDS encoding DUF4199 domain-containing protein: MNSAPLTPERNGFRYGLLTAGGMILYFILASLLHLTERVEFSFLNGVVLAIGICMAISHYKRVRHDRMPYLHGFGTGIITSIVASVVFGLFFVIYTVINPSIMDQLRARDLFGFDLSVTIAFLAILLQSVMSGVIISLVAMQYFKSPDHKPIEGIE, translated from the coding sequence ATGAATAGTGCACCTCTCACCCCCGAACGAAACGGTTTCCGCTACGGCCTGCTTACGGCTGGCGGAATGATTCTCTATTTTATCCTTGCCTCCCTGCTCCACCTGACCGAGCGGGTAGAATTCAGCTTCCTCAACGGCGTAGTGCTGGCCATCGGTATCTGCATGGCTATTTCGCACTACAAGCGGGTGCGCCACGACCGGATGCCCTACCTGCACGGCTTTGGCACGGGTATCATCACCTCGATTGTGGCCTCGGTCGTGTTTGGCCTGTTTTTCGTCATCTACACCGTCATCAATCCTTCTATCATGGACCAGCTGCGGGCCCGCGACCTGTTCGGTTTCGACCTGTCAGTAACCATCGCCTTTCTGGCTATTCTGCTGCAAAGCGTGATGTCGGGCGTGATTATCTCCCTGGTGGCCATGCAGTATTTCAAGAGCCCCGACCACAAGCCAATTGAAGGCATTGAGTAG
- a CDS encoding murein L,D-transpeptidase catalytic domain family protein: MPTPRTAFAGLLLTALSLLTTAAPVSATDNPRSTQKITATANAAARKAFYTAAFEQHMLLTYTQSGLTQSGLSLSVFREALVGYYNLQQRGLASATKPLLTVIDFSRSSRLKRLWVIDLKKQRVLFNTLVAHGKNTGEEFAKAFSNVNGSEQSSIGFYLTGNTYTGKHGLSLKLQGLEPRYNSNAASRAVVVHGAEYVCEDFVRQHGRLGRSQGCPALPPALAGDIIRTIKGGSVIYAHAPAAVNYTSSFLQLDPALTAFARTQGLAKL, from the coding sequence ATGCCCACCCCACGGACTGCCTTTGCGGGCTTACTGCTGACCGCACTTTCGCTTTTGACAACGGCCGCGCCGGTTTCGGCTACCGATAACCCGCGTAGCACCCAGAAAATAACGGCTACGGCCAATGCCGCGGCCCGCAAAGCCTTCTACACCGCCGCCTTCGAGCAGCACATGCTGCTGACGTACACCCAGAGTGGGCTGACGCAGAGCGGCCTCTCGCTGAGCGTATTTCGGGAGGCGCTGGTAGGCTACTACAACCTGCAGCAGCGCGGCCTGGCTTCGGCCACCAAGCCCTTGCTCACCGTCATCGACTTTAGCCGCTCCAGCCGCCTGAAGCGCCTGTGGGTGATTGATCTGAAAAAGCAGCGGGTGTTGTTTAACACGCTGGTCGCCCACGGCAAAAACACGGGCGAGGAGTTTGCCAAGGCTTTTTCCAACGTGAACGGGTCGGAGCAGAGCAGCATTGGCTTTTACCTGACCGGCAACACCTACACCGGCAAGCACGGCCTCTCGCTGAAGCTGCAGGGCCTTGAGCCCCGCTACAACAGCAACGCTGCCAGCCGGGCCGTGGTGGTGCACGGAGCTGAGTACGTCTGCGAGGATTTTGTGCGCCAGCACGGCCGCCTGGGCCGTAGCCAGGGCTGCCCGGCGCTGCCCCCGGCCCTGGCCGGCGACATTATCCGGACCATTAAGGGCGGGTCGGTGATTTACGCCCACGCCCCGGCTGCCGTTAACTACACATCCTCCTTTTTGCAGCTGGATCCTGCTCTTACCGCCTTTGCCCGCACCCAGGGCCTGGCCAAATTGTAA
- a CDS encoding M48 family metallopeptidase: MRGNLRYLIALVLAGFSLITYYCKRSTNEVTGEVQHVDMTADQEIALGLQAAPEMAQQYGGIHPDRQAGARVEEIGQQIVRSTKAGQTPYKFQFHLLADENTINAFALPGGQIFITAGLLKNLKTEGQVAGVLAHEIGHVVARHSAEQVAKSSLTQGLSGAAAIAAYDPDRPSTAAAAAATALVSKLITLRFGRQDELEADKLAVDFTPAAGYDPRAMIQVMEILEQQGGGGSTPEFMSTHPNPGNRVGELQKDIAADFPQGLPAGLKP; encoded by the coding sequence ATGAGAGGAAACCTTCGATATCTGATTGCCCTGGTCCTGGCCGGGTTTTCCCTGATAACCTACTACTGCAAACGCTCCACCAACGAAGTCACCGGCGAAGTGCAGCACGTGGACATGACGGCCGACCAGGAAATTGCCCTGGGCCTGCAGGCCGCCCCCGAAATGGCCCAGCAGTACGGCGGCATCCACCCCGACCGGCAGGCCGGGGCCCGGGTTGAGGAAATCGGCCAGCAGATTGTGCGCAGCACCAAAGCCGGCCAGACGCCCTACAAATTCCAGTTTCACTTGCTGGCCGACGAAAACACGATAAACGCCTTTGCCTTACCCGGCGGGCAGATTTTCATTACCGCCGGCCTGCTCAAGAACCTGAAGACCGAAGGGCAGGTAGCCGGCGTGCTGGCCCACGAAATCGGCCACGTGGTGGCCCGGCACTCGGCCGAGCAAGTGGCTAAGTCGAGCCTGACCCAGGGCCTGAGCGGGGCCGCCGCCATTGCCGCCTACGACCCCGACCGGCCCAGTACGGCCGCCGCGGCCGCCGCTACGGCCCTGGTTTCGAAGCTGATAACGCTGCGCTTCGGGCGGCAGGACGAGCTGGAAGCCGATAAGCTGGCCGTCGACTTTACGCCCGCCGCCGGCTATGACCCCCGGGCCATGATTCAGGTGATGGAAATTCTGGAGCAGCAGGGCGGGGGCGGCAGCACGCCCGAGTTTATGAGCACCCACCCCAACCCCGGCAACCGCGTCGGGGAGCTGCAGAAGGACATTGCGGCCGACTTCCCCCAGGGCCTGCCCGCCGGGCTTAAGCCGTAA
- a CDS encoding diacylglycerol/lipid kinase family protein yields the protein MSAPPILYRLLFVLNPISGDIDKSSLEDTITAFCAERGRTAAFFHTTGKDDLRRLQRHLREHSYDAVFAAGGDGTVSLVAEAVSETELPLGIIPLGSGNGLSKDLGIPQDQQEALRLIWDHQVRAIDTLRVGSTFCAHLADLGFNALVVERFCSGDTRGPGAYVRIAMQEYLGYEPAVYRIITDQETYEGAAFMVTVANANTFGSNVVINPDSRLDDGEFEICLIEPFPGTAALGILYQLYTDAFDESVYTRRLRCRQATIEVPGQERVLVQVDGEPEQAALPLRITMQPRSLRVLLPLG from the coding sequence ATGTCTGCCCCACCCATTTTGTACCGGCTGCTGTTCGTTCTGAATCCTATTTCGGGCGACATCGACAAATCTTCGCTGGAAGACACCATCACGGCGTTTTGCGCGGAGCGTGGGCGCACGGCAGCTTTTTTTCACACTACCGGTAAGGACGACCTGCGCCGGCTGCAGCGCCACTTGCGGGAACATTCCTACGATGCCGTGTTTGCCGCCGGCGGCGACGGTACCGTGAGCCTGGTGGCTGAGGCCGTGAGTGAAACCGAGCTGCCGCTGGGCATTATTCCGCTGGGCTCGGGCAACGGCTTGTCTAAAGACTTAGGCATTCCGCAGGACCAGCAGGAAGCCCTGCGCCTGATCTGGGACCACCAGGTGCGGGCCATCGACACGCTGCGGGTGGGCAGCACGTTTTGTGCCCACCTGGCCGATCTGGGCTTCAACGCGCTGGTGGTAGAGCGGTTTTGCAGCGGCGACACCCGCGGCCCCGGGGCCTACGTGCGCATTGCCATGCAGGAATACCTGGGCTACGAACCGGCCGTGTACCGCATCATTACCGACCAGGAAACCTACGAAGGAGCGGCGTTTATGGTCACCGTGGCCAATGCCAATACCTTCGGCAGCAACGTGGTTATCAACCCCGACAGCCGGCTCGACGACGGCGAATTCGAAATCTGCCTGATTGAGCCCTTTCCGGGCACGGCCGCGCTGGGTATTCTCTACCAGCTCTACACCGATGCCTTCGACGAATCGGTATACACCCGGCGGCTGCGCTGCCGCCAGGCCACCATCGAAGTGCCGGGGCAGGAGCGGGTGCTGGTGCAGGTGGACGGGGAGCCGGAGCAGGCCGCGCTGCCCCTGCGCATCACGATGCAGCCCCGGAGCCTGCGGGTGCTGCTGCCGCTAGGGTAG